ttaataatagattatcaatgttatatAATATACTTCctagaaaattttaaacaagtataactttccttgttatttatatttataataatatatataaatgtctTACATTTTAAAACCTGAGAAGCATAAGGAACAGTGGCAGCAAAGATAAAATGGCAACAGGCTCTGTGAAAGCGGTGGCTCTCATCACCGGAGACTCCATTGTTAGAGGCTCTCTTCATTTCATTCAAGAACCAAACGGTCTCTCTCACACTTTCTATCtgtattttgtttagaaaagaAAGCATGGTTCTTTTCTTGATTGTATCTGCATGaaacatgatatatgtatgtgtgtgtacaGGGGCAACACATGTGACAGGGAGGATTACTGGCTTATCTCCGGGCCTTCATGGCTTTCATATTCATGCTCTTGGTGACACCACCAACGGCTGCAATTCCACTGGTACTCTCTCCTTCTGTTTAAATGTTTGTGTTGCCACTTGTCATTGGTTGACGTTTACCGTTTCTTAAATTCTATAAGTGGGGTTTTTTGTTGGCTGGCTGCTGTATATATGCACGACTATTTGTAACTATCTTGTTGAATTTGAACTGGGATTTTAAAATTAGAGCAGTAGGTGCTAATTTTTGGATCATGATGATTATCTTTTAAGTGGGTTATCTTCTATTGACTGCAAGATTATGTTCTTCTTGTTATTGTTGGCACTTCTTTtcaaatttgagttttaatttaaagtcTAGCGACTCCATTTTGATTTTAGGCTCataaatttcttatcttttatgtACCTTATGCTTTGGATTGCTGCAGTTTTAGTCCATGGTTGTAAAATCGTCTTATGATCTTACTTAAATGCTAGGACCTCATTTCAATCCATTAAAGAAGGACCATGGAGCTCCAAGTGACAAAGAACGTCATGCTGGAGATTTGGGGAACATCATTGCAGGCTCTGATGGTATGTGCCGTTTCTTAATTTCTATATGAATTTGGCAAGTTGGAGAGCCAGGGACAGATTTTAGCTTCATTTTTTCATGCTGCAGGTGTTGCAGAGGTTTCAATCAAAGACTTGCAGGTATTAACAAATAACTATCGTAAGGGGTTAGATGGTAGTCTCTTTTGGTTtagaattctttcaattttcatgCTCTTGATTACCTCATTCCTCTAGATGAACTTGAAAGTTTTTCGATAATTTGATGCTTGGTTTGGTATTGGCTCGAGTTATttgatcttgaaattttttggaATTATCAAATGCCATGAAGCTCTCAGTCAAATGGTTTTGTGCCGGGGTGCACAGATGCCCTTGGTTTCTTCAATTCTTTGGTCTCAAAAAAAGTTCGACTCAGTGAATTTTCGCTTCAATTATTGAACGTCTCTCTCTTGGTTTTGCTTCTAGATACCACTGAGTGGGATGCATTCGATATTGGGGAGGGCTGTTGTTGTGCATGCTGATCCTGATGATCTTGGAAAAGGTAAAGGCTTCTAGATTTGGTTTCAATATATTTGTGCCTTGTAAAATTCTTATCCGGTTATGCTTGTATATATGTGCTCAATGTTAGTAAGCAACTTGAGTGCCCTTTAGTTTTTAACCTGATATAGACTAGCTTATATCTCGTGATTCAAACTTGCTTTCACTTCTATATGTTATTTTGTGCGTCATTCTTTGCTTGAGTGATGCGggataataaataataagaattaaagtaaaaaaagaaagaaacttttaGATAAAGAAGAAAgctaaaaaagagaagaaaggggattggaGCTATGCAAAGTAtgcaatattttcattaatcatcaaaactgtctaacatttagaaaagtaggatATACTAAAACTCTAACTAGAATAAGCGATTGGGCTTATGGCCCGCTAAATAAAATGCCcaataataattatatcaaacccaacaaataaaaccaaattaataaaactcaactaaaagttcatataaattaaactaagaCATAAGCTAAAGCCCAATCTCTCAATGGTTTGGGCTATCctccatcgtctatgatcataCGCGTGCGTAAACAGTGTTTTGGGTTCAGTGTCCCCACCACTGAGTTTATTGGATTAGGTAAGGGAGCCTATTGATTTCTTGATGTTGCTTGTTGCTTTCTTAAACTCTTCAAATTCAAGTGCATGTGTTTTGGGGATGAACTAGAGTGAGCACTGAATGGGTATTCTATGAAGTTCAGTTAAACATGTACATATTTATCAACTGTCAGTGCCCTCAACAGGCTTTCTACGTAGGCAACATATGCATCATGATCCACGAGCTGCTAAGTTTATCTCAAAATCTGTTTTAGAATGATCATCTTGGCTTGATCTTTCCCCATTAGAAACTTTGCATGAAGCAGAATGAACTAATATCTGTGATTGTGTGACGTGAAGTAGTTTTATAGGGAATTTATAAAGTAGAAGAAAGTCCAAAAGagtgatatataaaaaatctgtCTTGTAATGTTCCCATTTAACTAGGGCTCTAGGAGACATTTTTGGGCATACTCTAGTGTC
This window of the Populus trichocarpa isolate Nisqually-1 chromosome 13, P.trichocarpa_v4.1, whole genome shotgun sequence genome carries:
- the LOC7474659 gene encoding superoxide dismutase [Cu-Zn] 2, translating into MATGSVKAVALITGDSIVRGSLHFIQEPNGATHVTGRITGLSPGLHGFHIHALGDTTNGCNSTGPHFNPLKKDHGAPSDKERHAGDLGNIIAGSDGVAEVSIKDLQIPLSGMHSILGRAVVVHADPDDLGKGGHELSKTTGNAGARVGCGIVGLKSSV